The following are from one region of the Fibrobacterota bacterium genome:
- a CDS encoding chemotaxis response regulator protein-glutamate methylesterase, which produces MSVERRIRVLIVDDSVVACKALSDVLATDPGIELAGMAHSGASALAKLPQCVPDVVILDVDMPEMDGLQTLAGIRKGHPRLPVIMCSGLTEAGSATTVKALLGGASDYVTKPRGARAQGSFANFQKEVLDKIHTLCPYGNLPHPAAPVPAEPAIVASTAVAAPRARIDVVAIAVSTGGPKALAEVIPNLPSDFPAPILIVQHMPPDFTKSLAESLGKRSALSIEEGRAGAAVVPGKVYLAPGGQHMVVVRYGARYELALHDDPPVLSCRPSANLLFQSAAAAYGASVLGVVMTGMGQDGADGAAAIRKAGGMIFVQDEASSVVWGMPGAVVKAGLQHRVIPLKSLAGVIHGAVLQSRGRNREASGGD; this is translated from the coding sequence ATGAGCGTGGAACGCCGCATCCGGGTCCTGATCGTCGACGATTCGGTGGTGGCCTGCAAGGCCCTCTCCGACGTCTTGGCGACCGATCCGGGCATTGAACTGGCAGGCATGGCGCATTCGGGCGCTTCGGCTCTGGCCAAGCTTCCGCAATGCGTGCCCGATGTGGTGATCCTGGACGTGGATATGCCAGAGATGGATGGTCTGCAGACCTTGGCCGGTATCCGCAAGGGACATCCCCGGTTGCCGGTCATCATGTGCAGCGGTCTCACCGAGGCGGGAAGCGCCACCACGGTGAAGGCCTTGCTCGGCGGCGCCTCCGACTACGTTACCAAGCCTCGTGGCGCGCGCGCGCAGGGCTCCTTTGCCAATTTCCAAAAAGAGGTGTTGGACAAGATCCATACCTTGTGCCCTTACGGCAATTTGCCGCACCCGGCCGCGCCCGTGCCCGCCGAACCGGCCATTGTTGCATCCACCGCCGTGGCGGCGCCGCGCGCCCGTATCGATGTGGTGGCAATCGCGGTTTCGACCGGAGGGCCCAAGGCCCTCGCCGAGGTCATACCGAATCTGCCCTCGGATTTCCCCGCGCCTATCCTGATCGTCCAGCATATGCCTCCGGATTTCACCAAGTCCTTGGCCGAAAGCTTGGGCAAGCGTTCGGCTTTGTCCATCGAAGAAGGCCGGGCGGGCGCCGCGGTGGTTCCGGGCAAGGTTTATCTCGCCCCGGGCGGCCAGCATATGGTGGTCGTGCGCTACGGCGCGCGCTATGAATTGGCCTTGCACGATGATCCTCCCGTGTTGTCCTGCCGTCCCTCCGCCAACCTCCTTTTCCAATCGGCCGCGGCCGCCTATGGAGCTTCGGTTCTGGGCGTGGTGATGACCGGGATGGGCCAGGATGGCGCCGATGGCGCCGCCGCCATCCGCAAGGCGGGAGGCATGATTTTCGTTCAGGATGAGGCCAGCAGCGTCGTATGGGGGATGCCGGGGGCGGTGGTCAAGGCCGGTCTCCAGCATCGGGTCATCCCTTTAAAAAGCCTGGCGGGCGTGATTCACGGGGCCGTATTGCAAAGCCGCGGCCGGAATCGGGAGGCCTCTGGTGGCGATTAG
- a CDS encoding response regulator: MKILLVDDSGTMRQIQKMILQGIGLTDVIEAADGSQAIKMAVEQRPALILMDWNMPGMKGIEALRKLKAADVTKAIPVIMVTSESEKSHVLEAVRAGAANYMVKPITAEVVKEKLTPYLIHYGVVPVAGPVAAPSATGKGPDEAPKSGASSEPETKPAPPK, encoded by the coding sequence ATGAAGATCCTGTTGGTAGACGACTCTGGAACCATGCGCCAAATCCAGAAGATGATTTTACAAGGCATCGGCCTGACTGACGTAATCGAGGCCGCAGACGGGTCGCAAGCTATCAAGATGGCCGTCGAGCAAAGGCCGGCGCTGATACTTATGGATTGGAACATGCCCGGCATGAAGGGTATCGAGGCATTGCGCAAGCTCAAGGCGGCGGACGTCACCAAGGCCATTCCGGTTATCATGGTTACTTCCGAATCGGAAAAAAGCCACGTACTGGAGGCGGTGCGCGCCGGAGCGGCCAACTACATGGTGAAGCCCATAACCGCCGAAGTGGTCAAGGAAAAGCTGACTCCTTACCTGATCCATTACGGAGTCGTCCCCGTCGCCGGTCCCGTTGCCGCGCCATCCGCGACCGGAAAGGGTCCGGACGAGGCCCCGAAAAGCGGCGCGTCCTCCGAACCGGAAACCAAACCGGCTCCGCCGAAATGA
- a CDS encoding TonB-dependent receptor plug domain-containing protein produces MNRLMLSSSVMCIGLGLQLPTEAIAAAADWNKPSAPGIAAKDSGQESKGLADEEMNLSLADLLNIKVVTASKSEEPIDEAPNVMYVITHDEIRRRGYKSLKDIFQIIPGFGVDQKDIQMVGQVRGIAPNDNEKFALMVNGHIINQVTEPEFFQAGGFPLDNLESIEVIVGPGGVFYGGETLCAILNLITKKSDGGEIAMSAGSGYKTNGDGLQPNRDVQYMVGKSVGEDASFFASGSYYARGGFDAWRANSANSSNASLAKLDDVTGRVFPSYSMFIGSDFNNWSGQFFSQNSQMPDLHDVSTGIKDARRSDYIYSAGIKNKTNWGQGWSSSLELNGDLKRTARAVVEVGPNASGDVPDWDLSQTAYAGEFAIQHDLAGRNFFQLGLQIAEKQNRHNYDFEWDPDRPYTFYSYTFDSLGNVIDSTRLDKMHSIVAPSETHAAGMYVSDKFTVNPHLKIIAAIRMDRDDILDAPNTIFFDAERIYFSPRLALIAIPTPRI; encoded by the coding sequence ATGAATCGATTGATGTTAAGCAGCTCGGTAATGTGCATCGGGTTGGGCCTACAACTTCCCACGGAAGCAATCGCCGCCGCGGCGGATTGGAACAAGCCTTCCGCCCCGGGTATCGCAGCCAAGGATTCCGGACAGGAGTCGAAAGGTCTTGCGGACGAAGAGATGAACCTGTCGCTTGCGGATCTCCTTAATATCAAGGTAGTGACGGCCTCCAAATCCGAAGAACCCATCGACGAGGCCCCGAACGTCATGTATGTCATCACCCATGATGAAATCCGGCGCCGGGGCTACAAAAGCCTGAAGGACATTTTCCAAATCATCCCCGGATTCGGGGTCGACCAGAAAGACATCCAAATGGTGGGCCAGGTGCGAGGCATCGCGCCCAACGACAACGAGAAATTCGCCCTGATGGTCAACGGGCATATCATCAATCAAGTGACCGAGCCCGAATTCTTCCAGGCCGGCGGCTTCCCCCTGGATAACCTGGAAAGCATCGAGGTCATCGTTGGACCGGGTGGGGTTTTCTACGGGGGCGAGACACTTTGCGCGATCCTGAACCTGATCACGAAAAAATCCGATGGCGGTGAAATCGCGATGTCGGCCGGATCCGGTTACAAAACCAATGGCGACGGCTTGCAACCCAACCGGGATGTCCAATATATGGTTGGGAAATCGGTGGGCGAGGATGCCAGCTTCTTCGCATCCGGTTCCTATTATGCCCGCGGCGGTTTCGACGCTTGGAGGGCCAATTCGGCGAACAGCAGCAATGCCAGCCTCGCCAAACTGGATGACGTGACCGGAAGGGTTTTTCCCAGCTATTCAATGTTCATCGGCAGCGATTTCAATAATTGGTCCGGGCAGTTCTTTTCCCAGAACTCGCAAATGCCGGATCTGCATGACGTCAGCACGGGCATCAAGGACGCGCGACGCTCGGACTACATCTATTCGGCGGGGATCAAGAACAAAACCAACTGGGGACAGGGCTGGTCCTCTTCGTTGGAATTAAACGGGGATTTGAAGAGAACGGCAAGGGCCGTCGTCGAGGTCGGCCCGAATGCTTCCGGGGACGTTCCCGATTGGGATCTTTCCCAGACCGCTTATGCGGGCGAGTTCGCAATCCAGCATGATCTCGCCGGCAGGAATTTTTTCCAATTAGGGCTGCAAATCGCGGAGAAGCAGAACCGGCACAACTACGATTTCGAATGGGATCCCGATAGGCCTTATACCTTCTACTCATACACGTTCGACAGCCTGGGAAACGTCATCGATTCGACCCGCCTCGACAAAATGCACTCGATCGTCGCGCCCTCGGAGACGCACGCGGCGGGCATGTACGTTTCGGACAAGTTCACGGTCAACCCTCACCTGAAAATCATCGCGGCCATCCGCATGGACCGGGACGATATCCTGGATGCCCCCAATACCATCTTCTTCGACGCGGAAAGGATCTATTTCAGCCCGCGTCTTGCACTTATCGCCATTCCCACCCCGAGGATATT
- a CDS encoding chemotaxis protein CheA: MEKLIREFITESSEAMDKFDVLLMAMEKGGASPEELDDIFRIAHTLKGGCGYLAFPKLEALTHAGESLLSRMRDGKLTADPPVIACLFRMGDLVRSMLRDISALSAEGAIDASELVREMEALRPGNAGLPPRTAVPESDWSLSEAAQRPASPEAPAPADKTIRVEVGLLDKLMNMVGELVLVRNQVLQQASESGGHLAPASAQQLDQLTSGLQEGVMRTRMQPVRNVWDRFPRMVRDVARSCGKDVRLEMEGGDTGLDKTVLEAIKDPLTHVLRNAIDHGIESPGNRAAAGKPEQGVIKLKAYQKGGKVHIEISDDGSGIDVAKVACKAMDKGLLSAERIAAMSDWELAQLVFLPGFSTAEAVTNLSGRGVGMDVVKNHVEKIGGTVDLASRYGEGLTVRIKIPLTLAIIPALIVQTAGQRFAIPQANVLEVVKLKGDAEGKGLEWAQDHPVYRLRGDLLPILRLEAAFKGESARAADRAPMGEDFVAVVQADHAHFGILLGSVRDMQEIVVKPLGKHVKAKALFSGATIMGDGKVALILDVPGLAQAAGLTREMEKGARAGAAAENPPGTAESGVLLAELADGSLFGFSLADVLRIEEVYQADLEALGGREAWRHAGRLIPIVRLEEKLGRGGARPTGRPLKVILFARDGAEAGIAVERILDIAEGIEFLPSVSGRPGVRAAAIVNGRAMEIVDPLVCMDGLLMAPSDSGKVA; this comes from the coding sequence TTGGAAAAGCTGATTCGCGAATTCATCACCGAGAGTTCGGAGGCCATGGACAAGTTCGATGTCCTTCTCATGGCCATGGAGAAGGGTGGCGCCAGCCCCGAGGAGTTGGATGACATCTTCCGCATCGCGCATACCTTGAAGGGCGGGTGCGGCTATCTGGCCTTTCCCAAGCTGGAAGCCCTCACCCATGCGGGCGAAAGCTTGTTAAGCCGCATGCGCGACGGCAAGTTGACTGCCGATCCCCCGGTAATCGCATGCCTATTCCGCATGGGCGACCTGGTGCGGTCCATGTTGCGGGACATATCCGCCTTAAGCGCCGAAGGCGCCATCGATGCCTCGGAGCTGGTGCGGGAAATGGAAGCCTTGCGGCCCGGAAACGCAGGCTTGCCGCCGCGTACGGCGGTCCCCGAGAGCGACTGGAGCCTATCGGAAGCGGCCCAGCGCCCCGCATCCCCAGAGGCCCCCGCGCCCGCCGACAAAACCATCCGCGTGGAAGTGGGTTTGCTGGATAAGCTGATGAACATGGTGGGAGAACTGGTACTCGTACGCAATCAGGTGTTGCAGCAGGCCTCCGAAAGCGGGGGGCATCTCGCGCCCGCTTCGGCGCAACAATTGGATCAGCTCACCAGCGGCCTCCAAGAAGGAGTGATGCGCACCCGCATGCAACCCGTCCGGAACGTGTGGGACCGCTTCCCGCGCATGGTGCGCGACGTCGCCCGATCTTGCGGCAAGGACGTACGCCTGGAGATGGAAGGCGGCGATACCGGCCTCGACAAGACGGTCCTGGAAGCCATCAAGGATCCGCTCACCCATGTACTGCGCAACGCGATCGATCATGGGATCGAGTCCCCGGGGAACCGCGCCGCCGCGGGTAAGCCCGAGCAAGGCGTGATCAAGCTCAAGGCCTACCAGAAGGGAGGCAAGGTCCACATCGAGATCAGCGACGACGGAAGCGGAATCGACGTGGCCAAGGTGGCCTGCAAGGCCATGGACAAAGGCCTGCTTTCCGCCGAGCGCATCGCGGCCATGTCCGATTGGGAACTGGCCCAACTGGTTTTCCTTCCCGGCTTTTCCACTGCCGAGGCCGTGACCAACCTTTCCGGCCGCGGAGTGGGAATGGACGTGGTGAAGAACCATGTGGAGAAGATCGGCGGCACGGTGGACTTGGCCAGCCGTTACGGCGAGGGCCTTACCGTGCGCATCAAGATCCCATTGACATTGGCCATCATCCCGGCCTTGATCGTACAAACGGCGGGGCAACGCTTCGCCATTCCCCAAGCAAACGTGCTGGAAGTGGTTAAGCTAAAAGGCGACGCTGAAGGAAAGGGGCTGGAATGGGCGCAGGATCATCCCGTCTACCGCCTGCGAGGGGATCTCCTGCCGATATTGCGCCTGGAGGCGGCATTTAAAGGCGAATCCGCGCGCGCCGCGGATCGCGCCCCTATGGGGGAGGATTTCGTGGCGGTGGTACAGGCCGATCATGCGCACTTCGGTATCCTTTTGGGCAGCGTTCGCGATATGCAGGAAATCGTCGTGAAACCCCTTGGGAAGCATGTGAAAGCCAAGGCCTTGTTCTCCGGAGCCACCATCATGGGTGATGGAAAGGTAGCCCTGATCCTGGACGTGCCGGGCCTGGCCCAGGCCGCGGGCCTCACGCGGGAAATGGAGAAGGGCGCCCGCGCGGGAGCGGCCGCCGAGAACCCTCCCGGCACGGCCGAGAGCGGCGTACTGTTGGCCGAGCTCGCGGATGGAAGCCTGTTCGGATTCTCCCTGGCCGATGTGCTGCGAATCGAGGAAGTTTACCAGGCCGATCTGGAAGCCTTGGGTGGCCGGGAGGCTTGGCGCCATGCGGGCCGCTTGATACCGATCGTACGTTTGGAAGAGAAGCTGGGTCGGGGCGGCGCGCGGCCCACGGGCAGGCCTCTCAAGGTGATCTTGTTCGCGCGGGACGGAGCCGAGGCGGGGATAGCGGTCGAACGAATCCTCGATATCGCCGAGGGCATCGAGTTCCTGCCTTCGGTCTCAGGGCGGCCCGGAGTGCGCGCGGCTGCCATCGTGAATGGCCGGGCCATGGAAATCGTCGATCCGCTCGTCTGCATGGACGGCCTCCTCATGGCACCTTCGGACTCCGGGAAGGTGGCATAA
- a CDS encoding TonB-dependent receptor — protein sequence MVAPLVCLFAALSMAGEEPRELSLQDLLNLKVEVASKSEEDVSEAPGVVSVITRQEIQSFNAISLVDVLNRAPSTQMMSSHLLPQAKVSIRGLMTSHSDNHVLVLINGRPFRDALGYYSNVAVYTAFPVDLIERIEIVRGPGSVLYGSGAVAGVINIVTREPEKPMSVSVSGGGGSFDGKMASGTALLSWHDVKLTVGGNYFNEEGWDFSAKTKIGTLVQDSSMKYGEDNKGVAAVLEYKRLRAQVSYMDIAYDDLGIVPVWAAAGSSWSTRLFADIGYVQPLAEGWTLNVNATRNSWEKHIVGPSGPLFGGDNQDRSDATVYEGAVQGRLGEKGNVIAGISAENRSNRDIVAVDSAVSKSPAVPILYDEWLYSGYASVDYRFVDPLKLIAGFQYNHTVHGKLALVPRLGAIYAFTDNVALKLLYGQAFRVATPLEEYVFIPNVLSGNPDLDPELVTTYDAQLFVNTTKAQYTFTLYYSHLQDVMARVYLHPDVATDLEETFANKDSYDLYGAELEVKVPLTEQVYGTGSMTYERENEDRLFIPDFMAKAGLFYEAGGFNGGIFGSLFGRGIQARGFNPGVEDLNPPAEPIFLLSLSLKYDFRKWTGVPLTLDVYGTNLFDDPMWYPEFSRNEVNTLPMGPGRAVYGRASLKF from the coding sequence ATGGTTGCGCCCCTCGTGTGCTTGTTCGCCGCATTGTCGATGGCGGGGGAAGAACCGCGGGAGTTGTCCTTGCAGGACTTGCTCAACCTCAAGGTGGAGGTCGCCTCGAAGAGCGAGGAGGATGTTTCCGAAGCACCAGGCGTCGTCTCCGTGATCACCAGGCAGGAGATCCAAAGCTTCAACGCGATCAGCCTGGTGGATGTGCTCAACCGGGCCCCCAGTACGCAAATGATGAGCTCGCATCTGCTGCCCCAGGCCAAGGTTTCCATCCGGGGATTGATGACCAGCCATAGCGACAACCACGTACTGGTGCTGATCAATGGCCGACCCTTCCGCGATGCCTTGGGGTATTACAGCAACGTGGCGGTGTATACGGCGTTTCCCGTGGATCTAATCGAGCGCATCGAGATCGTGCGGGGCCCCGGATCGGTCCTTTACGGTTCCGGCGCTGTCGCCGGCGTCATCAACATCGTCACCCGCGAGCCCGAAAAACCCATGTCGGTTTCGGTATCCGGGGGCGGCGGATCCTTCGATGGGAAAATGGCTTCGGGGACCGCGCTCCTGTCATGGCACGACGTGAAGCTCACCGTGGGCGGCAATTATTTCAACGAGGAGGGCTGGGACTTTTCCGCGAAGACCAAGATCGGGACGCTGGTGCAGGACAGCTCCATGAAATACGGCGAAGACAACAAGGGCGTGGCGGCCGTCCTGGAATACAAACGCCTGCGGGCCCAAGTATCCTACATGGATATCGCCTACGATGACTTGGGGATAGTGCCGGTCTGGGCCGCGGCCGGAAGCTCCTGGAGCACGCGCTTGTTCGCCGACATCGGCTACGTCCAGCCCTTGGCCGAAGGGTGGACCTTAAACGTCAATGCCACGCGCAATTCCTGGGAAAAGCATATCGTCGGCCCGTCGGGACCCTTATTCGGCGGCGACAACCAGGACCGCTCCGACGCCACGGTGTACGAAGGAGCGGTGCAAGGCCGTCTCGGGGAGAAGGGGAACGTCATCGCGGGCATCTCCGCTGAGAACCGTTCCAACCGGGATATCGTGGCCGTGGATAGCGCCGTCTCGAAAAGCCCGGCGGTTCCCATTTTGTACGACGAATGGCTTTATTCCGGATACGCCTCGGTGGACTACCGCTTCGTCGATCCGCTCAAGCTTATCGCCGGCTTCCAATACAACCACACCGTACACGGCAAGCTGGCCCTGGTGCCCCGGCTCGGGGCCATCTACGCTTTCACCGACAATGTCGCCTTGAAGCTGCTCTACGGCCAGGCCTTCCGGGTCGCCACTCCCCTGGAAGAATACGTCTTCATTCCCAACGTGCTGAGCGGGAATCCCGACCTGGATCCCGAGCTCGTCACGACCTACGATGCTCAGCTCTTCGTCAACACCACGAAGGCCCAATACACGTTCACGCTTTACTATAGCCATCTGCAGGATGTCATGGCGCGCGTATACCTGCATCCGGACGTGGCAACGGACTTGGAGGAAACTTTCGCCAATAAGGACAGTTACGACCTGTACGGGGCGGAGCTCGAAGTCAAGGTACCCCTGACCGAGCAGGTCTACGGGACCGGTTCCATGACCTATGAAAGGGAGAACGAGGATCGCCTTTTCATTCCCGACTTCATGGCCAAGGCCGGTCTTTTCTACGAGGCTGGAGGCTTCAATGGCGGGATCTTCGGATCCTTATTCGGCCGGGGCATCCAGGCACGGGGTTTCAACCCGGGCGTCGAGGATCTCAATCCCCCGGCGGAGCCGATTTTCCTGCTCTCCTTAAGCCTCAAATACGATTTCCGCAAATGGACCGGCGTTCCCCTGACCCTGGATGTCTACGGAACCAATCTTTTCGACGATCCGATGTGGTATCCCGAATTTTCCCGGAACGAAGTGAACACGCTGCCCATGGGCCCGGGCCGTGCCGTTTATGGTCGGGCCTCCCTCAAGTTCTAG
- a CDS encoding protein-glutamate O-methyltransferase CheR: MAISPSDFDFVAALVHRRLGIRLEPDKGYLVESRFRRIYERMGMRTVGEFVERLRAGSPETLLIEAMESLTTNETYFFRDGTPFDVLRDKVMPRVLEAKRSERALNIWSAACATGQEPYSIAMTLREAFPQLSDWNVQIFATDVAASVLDKARAGLFTQAEANRGLTPAMLQKYFSREDQAWRMREDIRRTVKFWPVNLCLEWPVFPRMDVIFLRNVLIYMDETAKRSIFARAHKLLRPEGFLFLGAAESTFNLGDFFRRTEWEVSGCFRPVAV; encoded by the coding sequence GTGGCGATTAGCCCGTCGGATTTCGATTTCGTGGCCGCGCTGGTTCACCGGCGCCTCGGCATTCGGTTAGAGCCGGACAAAGGCTATTTGGTCGAATCGCGATTCCGGCGCATCTACGAACGCATGGGCATGCGTACCGTTGGCGAATTCGTGGAGCGCCTGCGGGCAGGATCCCCCGAAACCTTGCTGATCGAGGCAATGGAGTCTTTAACCACAAATGAGACCTATTTCTTCCGGGACGGAACGCCTTTCGATGTACTGAGGGACAAAGTGATGCCCCGGGTGCTGGAAGCCAAACGAAGCGAACGCGCGCTCAACATCTGGTCGGCGGCCTGCGCGACCGGCCAGGAACCCTATAGCATCGCCATGACCTTACGCGAGGCGTTCCCGCAGCTTAGCGATTGGAACGTCCAGATCTTCGCGACCGACGTTGCAGCGAGCGTGCTGGACAAGGCTCGTGCCGGGCTTTTCACCCAAGCCGAAGCCAATCGAGGATTAACGCCAGCCATGCTCCAGAAGTATTTTTCCCGGGAAGACCAGGCTTGGCGAATGCGCGAGGATATCCGCCGCACCGTGAAATTCTGGCCCGTAAACCTTTGCCTCGAATGGCCAGTCTTCCCGCGTATGGACGTGATTTTCCTCCGGAACGTGCTGATTTACATGGACGAGACCGCAAAGCGCTCCATCTTCGCGCGCGCCCATAAGCTATTGCGTCCCGAGGGCTTCCTGTTCCTCGGCGCGGCCGAAAGTACCTTCAACTTAGGAGACTTCTTCCGGAGGACGGAGTGGGAAGTATCCGGCTGCTTCCGTCCGGTGGCGGTGTAG
- a CDS encoding chemotaxis protein CheW, with product MAQYCSFHLADRLYGLPIVGIQEILRHLEVTPVPTAPAYVIGLINLRGQIATVVDLRKRLGLPPAPQGLDPIHIVADLDGEAVSFTADRAGDVFDLEPSGLEPCPGPADAEASPVLGVFALECGLMHILDARALLDATVQPAETRAAT from the coding sequence GTGGCCCAATATTGCTCTTTCCACCTCGCCGATCGGCTCTATGGCCTCCCCATCGTCGGCATCCAGGAAATCCTCCGCCATCTGGAGGTGACCCCCGTACCCACCGCGCCGGCCTATGTCATCGGCCTCATCAATCTGCGAGGTCAAATCGCAACGGTGGTGGATCTGCGCAAGCGCCTGGGGCTGCCTCCCGCGCCTCAAGGCCTGGATCCCATCCATATCGTCGCCGATCTGGACGGGGAGGCGGTAAGTTTCACGGCCGATCGCGCCGGTGACGTATTCGACCTCGAACCATCCGGCTTAGAACCTTGCCCCGGACCGGCGGATGCCGAAGCCTCTCCGGTCCTCGGGGTTTTCGCCCTGGAATGCGGGCTCATGCACATCCTGGACGCGCGCGCCTTACTGGATGCGACCGTCCAACCTGCCGAAACCAGGGCAGCGACTTGA
- a CDS encoding methyl-accepting chemotaxis protein: protein MRAHAHPGRARLTGCDRPTCRNQGSDLIPKPINDFGADMENSPTPTPGGFTSAFKESRIRTKLLILQALFLAAFLVFGGLAWNTLRIVQINGPYYKNIVQSKDLIADILPPPEYLIETYMTILQMAYETEADKLPAMIDKCKALRKDYDDRRNFWLKDLPEGPMKTTLLETSYRPGLELLEIRDREFIPLLLKGDRAGAQKLVQGVIREKYEQHRAAIDQLVTLSNEKYEQDEAAASSIVRIRAWVLGGFGIAIIGVVVMLCAYFIRQITGSLTRISHGLDQASRQLSSVSQQMSANAEETSSQATVVSSSSHQVNQSVQTVASGTEEMTASIREISKSTAESVRVADNAVRRADETNENVAKLGRNSEEIGNIIKLITSIAEQTNLLALNAAIEAARAGEAGKGFAVVANEVKELAKETGKATEDIGRKIMAIQSDTQGAISSITEISNIIRQISDIQNTIASAVEEQTVTTNEIAKSVSEAARGTSEISSNISGVAKAAQGTAIGAGDTKKSADELVRMLSELQSFVG, encoded by the coding sequence ATGCGGGCTCATGCACATCCTGGACGCGCGCGCCTTACTGGATGCGACCGTCCAACCTGCCGAAACCAGGGCAGCGACTTGATACCGAAACCCATAAATGATTTTGGAGCCGATATGGAAAATTCTCCGACCCCCACACCCGGCGGCTTCACGTCCGCGTTCAAGGAATCCCGTATCCGGACCAAGCTCCTGATCCTTCAGGCCCTGTTCCTCGCGGCCTTCCTGGTCTTCGGGGGCTTGGCCTGGAATACCTTGCGCATCGTCCAGATCAATGGCCCCTATTACAAGAACATCGTGCAGAGCAAGGATCTCATCGCCGATATCCTGCCGCCTCCGGAGTATTTGATCGAGACCTACATGACCATCTTGCAGATGGCCTACGAGACGGAGGCGGACAAGCTTCCCGCGATGATCGACAAATGCAAAGCCTTGCGGAAGGACTATGATGATCGCCGCAACTTCTGGCTCAAGGATTTGCCCGAAGGCCCCATGAAGACCACCTTGCTGGAAACCTCGTATCGCCCGGGGTTGGAACTGCTGGAAATCCGCGATCGCGAATTTATCCCTCTGCTTCTCAAAGGCGATCGCGCCGGGGCGCAAAAGTTGGTGCAAGGCGTAATCCGCGAGAAGTACGAGCAGCATCGCGCCGCCATCGATCAATTGGTGACCCTCTCCAACGAAAAGTACGAGCAGGACGAGGCCGCCGCCTCCAGCATCGTGCGTATTCGGGCCTGGGTATTGGGGGGATTCGGGATCGCCATCATCGGGGTGGTGGTTATGCTCTGCGCCTACTTCATCCGCCAGATCACCGGCAGCCTGACGCGAATCTCCCATGGACTGGATCAGGCTTCCCGTCAGCTCTCCAGCGTTAGCCAACAGATGAGCGCCAATGCGGAAGAGACCTCTTCGCAAGCCACCGTGGTGTCTTCCTCCAGCCACCAGGTGAATCAAAGCGTGCAAACGGTCGCCAGCGGCACGGAGGAGATGACCGCCAGCATCCGCGAAATTTCCAAGAGCACCGCCGAATCGGTGCGCGTGGCCGATAACGCCGTGCGCCGCGCCGACGAGACCAACGAGAACGTCGCCAAACTGGGCCGCAACAGCGAAGAGATAGGCAACATCATCAAACTGATCACCTCCATCGCCGAGCAGACCAATCTGTTGGCTCTTAACGCCGCCATCGAGGCGGCCCGCGCAGGCGAGGCCGGCAAAGGCTTCGCCGTGGTCGCGAACGAGGTGAAAGAGCTGGCCAAGGAGACGGGCAAGGCCACCGAGGACATCGGCCGCAAGATTATGGCCATCCAAAGCGATACCCAGGGCGCGATTTCCTCCATCACCGAGATCTCCAACATCATCCGTCAGATCAGCGATATCCAGAACACCATCGCCAGCGCGGTGGAAGAGCAGACCGTCACCACCAACGAGATCGCCAAAAGCGTATCCGAGGCGGCCCGCGGCACCTCGGAAATCTCCAGCAACATCAGCGGCGTGGCCAAGGCCGCGCAGGGCACCGCCATAGGGGCGGGCGATACCAAGAAATCGGCCGACGAACTCGTACGCATGCTGTCCGAATTGCAATCCTTCGTGGGATGA